In Nitrospira sp., one genomic interval encodes:
- a CDS encoding c-type cytochrome, whose amino-acid sequence MIKGALSGLAIVAVFTAWVMPFPSHAEDKAPSEAHNAARGKLLFSRHCAGCHGPQGQGDGYKLLGADPANLTAPSTTKKPDSALLATIHEGKPNMPSWKGILSEQDIHNVLAYVRSLSK is encoded by the coding sequence ATGATAAAAGGTGCGTTGAGCGGACTGGCGATCGTAGCGGTATTCACAGCGTGGGTGATGCCCTTCCCATCCCATGCCGAGGACAAGGCTCCGTCCGAAGCCCACAATGCCGCGAGGGGCAAACTCCTCTTCAGTCGGCATTGCGCCGGTTGCCATGGCCCGCAGGGGCAGGGTGACGGGTACAAGCTGCTGGGCGCTGATCCGGCCAACCTGACCGCTCCCTCGACCACCAAAAAACCCGACTCCGCCCTGCTGGCCACGATTCACGAGGGCAAACCGAACATGCCTTCGTGGAAAGGGATCCTCTCGGAGCAGGACATCCACAACGTCTTGGCGTATGTTCGCTCGCTCTCGAAGTGA
- a CDS encoding DUF1295 domain-containing protein has protein sequence MDPLTLLLQAWMASAALMALLWLVERRRRNAAVADVGWCYGLAVAVWWYAVNVSGEPARRLLVALMVCLYAVRLGTHVLLDRVWGKSEDGRYRRLREQWGGQATVRLFWYFQLQAAALALLSLPPLIVMQNPHPPFHLWDLVGVLLWAVALVGETMADWQLASFRNQPWNRGRVCRVGLWRYSRHPNYFFEWVQWWSYVVMGWAIPTGGWGLTVIGPLVMGAALWKVTGIPWTETQAMTTRGEEYALYRRTTNAFFPWFPRRPG, from the coding sequence ATGGATCCGCTGACCCTGCTCCTCCAGGCCTGGATGGCTTCAGCAGCGCTCATGGCTCTGCTGTGGCTGGTGGAGCGACGTCGTCGCAACGCAGCCGTGGCCGACGTCGGCTGGTGTTACGGACTGGCCGTGGCCGTCTGGTGGTATGCGGTCAACGTATCCGGTGAACCGGCCAGACGGCTCTTGGTGGCGCTGATGGTCTGTCTCTATGCGGTGCGCTTGGGCACACACGTGCTGCTCGACCGAGTCTGGGGAAAATCGGAAGACGGTCGTTATCGACGGTTGCGGGAACAGTGGGGTGGCCAGGCCACGGTACGGCTGTTCTGGTACTTCCAATTACAGGCGGCGGCCCTCGCGCTGCTCTCCCTGCCGCCCTTGATCGTGATGCAGAACCCGCATCCGCCGTTCCACCTGTGGGACTTGGTGGGTGTGCTGCTGTGGGCGGTGGCGCTGGTCGGAGAAACGATGGCCGATTGGCAGTTGGCCTCCTTTCGAAACCAGCCGTGGAACAGGGGCCGGGTGTGCCGTGTCGGCCTCTGGCGCTATTCCCGTCACCCGAATTATTTCTTCGAGTGGGTGCAGTGGTGGAGTTATGTGGTGATGGGCTGGGCCATTCCGACGGGGGGCTGGGGCTTGACCGTGATCGGTCCCCTCGTGATGGGGGCGGCGCTCTGGAAGGTCACGGGTATTCCCTGGACGGAAACGCAGGCCATGACCACACGCGGTGAGGAGTATGCGCTGTATCGCCGTACGACGAATGCGTTCTTTCCCTGGTTCCCCCGCCGGCCCGGGTGA